From a region of the Rhodococcus sp. 4CII genome:
- the ehuB gene encoding ectoine/hydroxyectoine ABC transporter substrate-binding protein EhuB, producing MSKQGPTVRAAVALAGLMVAAGSLAGCTKTDTSSGGSLLQQLQDSGTVTVGFAGEAPYSFEQDGQLTGATVALHREIFKNLGIDNVEGVSTDFGALIPGLQARRFDVVSAGMSILPQRCEQAAFSEPEFNYTTALMVPKGNPANLTDMQSVQQSGVRMAAMTGAIESDYAQELGIDAMQVASPQDGMDAVANGRADVFALTGISLNWLAQNNPQVPVEVTNSFVAVIDGVPQVGAGGTVFRKEDTELRDAYNAELAKITSDKDKYLSIVGPFGFTAEELPDPNLTTAKLCGGAG from the coding sequence ATGTCGAAACAAGGTCCGACGGTCAGAGCCGCTGTCGCCCTCGCCGGCCTGATGGTGGCGGCCGGTTCCCTGGCGGGGTGCACGAAGACCGACACGTCCAGCGGCGGGTCACTCCTTCAGCAGCTGCAGGACAGCGGAACGGTGACCGTCGGTTTCGCCGGCGAAGCGCCGTACAGCTTCGAGCAGGACGGACAGCTGACCGGAGCCACCGTGGCGCTGCACCGGGAAATCTTCAAGAACCTGGGCATCGACAATGTCGAAGGCGTCAGCACCGACTTCGGCGCACTCATCCCCGGACTTCAGGCTCGGCGCTTCGACGTCGTCAGTGCCGGCATGTCGATCCTCCCGCAGCGATGCGAACAGGCAGCGTTCAGTGAGCCGGAGTTCAACTACACGACCGCGCTGATGGTCCCCAAAGGCAATCCCGCGAACCTCACGGACATGCAGTCGGTGCAGCAGAGCGGAGTGCGAATGGCAGCGATGACCGGGGCGATCGAATCGGACTATGCGCAGGAACTCGGGATCGACGCGATGCAGGTGGCGTCGCCGCAGGACGGAATGGACGCCGTCGCAAACGGAAGAGCGGATGTCTTCGCGCTTACCGGAATCTCGCTGAACTGGCTGGCGCAGAACAATCCACAGGTGCCGGTGGAGGTCACCAACTCGTTCGTCGCCGTGATCGACGGGGTGCCCCAGGTGGGTGCGGGCGGCACCGTCTTCCGTAAGGAGGACACGGAGTTGCGGGACGCCTACAACGCCGAACTGGCGAAGATCACCTCTGACAAGGACAAGTACCTGTCCATCGTCGGACCGTTCGGATTCACCGCGGAGGAACTGCCCGACCCGAATCTGACGACGGCCAAACTGTGCGGCGGGGCCGGCTGA
- a CDS encoding MFS transporter: MTVVRESPAKVPEALASPRAWLLVATTMFAVAWGGNQFTPLLGMYRADHGFAPVTVDLFLFAYVVGIVPALLLGGPLSDRLGRRPILLPAPFLTVAGSALLALGADSAAMLIVGRVLCGVALGLGMAVGGSWVKELSTAPWDPVATDGAGARRAAMSLTGGFGLGAGVAGVLAQWAPMPSVLSYVVHSAIAVSAAVALWRAPETRAAQPVSERVSLVRDLAIPSAAHKRFLFVIAPLAPWVFGTAAAAYAVLPSLMSGHTGGLPLAFSALMCMLGLGAGFAIQALGRKIDTPRSARAVVVSLAVVLAGMVAAVAAASALTVPLALVAGVVLGCGYGMAMVSGLQEIQRIAGPDDLAGLTAVFYSLTYLGFGMPAVMAYLSETFPAVTYPRMFVFGAVAAAGCLALAVAKWRSHLPNQEAADHIDGSVFSPSQESHSRRSGSSV, encoded by the coding sequence ATGACGGTCGTCCGCGAATCCCCGGCGAAGGTGCCCGAGGCCCTCGCGTCGCCGCGCGCCTGGCTGCTGGTGGCCACGACCATGTTCGCGGTGGCGTGGGGCGGCAACCAGTTCACGCCGCTCCTGGGCATGTACCGCGCCGACCACGGTTTCGCACCGGTGACGGTCGATCTCTTCCTGTTCGCCTACGTCGTCGGGATCGTGCCCGCCCTGCTCCTGGGCGGCCCACTCTCCGATCGGCTGGGACGTCGGCCGATCCTGCTGCCGGCACCATTCCTGACGGTGGCCGGCTCCGCACTCCTGGCCCTCGGCGCCGACTCGGCGGCGATGCTCATCGTCGGGCGGGTCCTGTGCGGCGTCGCGCTCGGCCTCGGCATGGCCGTCGGCGGCAGCTGGGTGAAGGAACTGTCGACCGCGCCCTGGGACCCGGTGGCCACGGACGGCGCCGGGGCGCGGCGGGCCGCGATGAGCCTGACCGGTGGTTTCGGCCTCGGCGCGGGCGTCGCCGGTGTTCTCGCGCAGTGGGCGCCGATGCCGAGCGTCCTGTCCTACGTCGTGCACAGCGCGATCGCCGTCTCCGCTGCCGTCGCACTGTGGCGTGCCCCCGAAACCCGCGCGGCACAGCCTGTCTCCGAACGGGTTTCGCTCGTCCGCGACCTCGCGATCCCGTCCGCCGCACACAAGCGATTCCTGTTCGTGATCGCCCCGCTCGCACCCTGGGTGTTCGGTACGGCGGCCGCGGCCTACGCGGTGCTCCCGTCGCTGATGTCCGGGCACACCGGCGGGTTGCCGCTCGCGTTCTCCGCGCTGATGTGCATGCTCGGCCTCGGAGCGGGCTTCGCCATCCAGGCACTCGGCCGCAAGATCGACACTCCCCGCAGCGCACGCGCCGTCGTCGTCTCGCTCGCCGTCGTCCTCGCAGGCATGGTCGCGGCCGTCGCCGCCGCGTCCGCGCTCACCGTTCCGCTCGCGCTCGTGGCCGGCGTCGTGCTCGGCTGCGGATACGGCATGGCCATGGTGTCGGGACTGCAGGAGATCCAGCGGATAGCGGGACCGGACGACCTCGCCGGACTGACCGCCGTCTTCTACTCGCTGACGTACCTGGGATTCGGGATGCCCGCCGTGATGGCCTACCTGTCCGAGACGTTCCCGGCGGTGACATATCCGCGAATGTTCGTGTTCGGCGCGGTCGCGGCCGCGGGATGCCTTGCGCTCGCAGTTGCGAAGTGGCGCTCGCACCTCCCGAATCAGGAGGCGGCGGATCACATCGACGGCAGCGTCTTCTCCCCGAGCCAGGAGTCCCACAGCCGGCGCAGCGGCTCGTCCGTGTAG
- the ehuD gene encoding ectoine/hydroxyectoine ABC transporter permease subunit EhuD: protein MSVQWSWDRAFEALPVLLDGFKITLIATVLGFLISVVLGLVIALIRQAAPRWVGMPVRAISEFIRLTPLVVQLLFVYYTFTGLSPLQIGVVVLGIHYSTYMAEVYRAGIEAVPVGQWEAAQALSIAPTRTWRAIILPQAIRRVVPALGNYAVSMFKDTPFLFAITVVEMVTAAQQFGARHFQYLEPLTLAGVIFLLASYPTSLLIRRLERRLAR, encoded by the coding sequence GTGAGCGTGCAATGGAGTTGGGATCGTGCGTTCGAGGCTCTGCCGGTGCTGCTCGACGGATTCAAGATCACCTTGATCGCAACGGTTCTCGGGTTTCTGATCTCCGTCGTCCTCGGACTGGTTATCGCGCTGATCCGGCAGGCGGCACCGCGATGGGTCGGCATGCCGGTCCGTGCGATCAGTGAGTTCATCCGGCTCACCCCGCTCGTCGTGCAATTGCTGTTCGTGTACTACACGTTCACCGGACTCTCGCCGCTGCAGATCGGTGTCGTGGTGCTGGGAATCCACTACTCGACGTACATGGCGGAGGTGTACCGGGCAGGGATCGAAGCGGTGCCCGTCGGGCAGTGGGAGGCGGCGCAGGCGCTGTCGATTGCGCCCACTCGGACGTGGCGGGCGATCATCCTCCCGCAGGCCATCCGTCGCGTCGTCCCGGCGCTGGGCAACTACGCGGTGTCGATGTTCAAGGACACGCCGTTCCTGTTCGCGATCACGGTCGTGGAGATGGTGACGGCAGCACAGCAGTTCGGCGCCCGGCATTTCCAGTACCTCGAACCACTGACCCTGGCAGGTGTGATCTTCCTGCTGGCCAGCTACCCGACGTCCCTGCTCATACGGCGATTGGAGAGACGTCTTGCCCGATGA
- the ehuC gene encoding ectoine/hydroxyectoine ABC transporter permease subunit EhuC translates to MKENIDALLDAWPSIQEGIVVTLELTAGGALLAFVLALALGLAARAHNIVIRGSARAFIEFFRGTSLLVQLFWLFYVVPLFGYLLDPVLCGILALGLNYGAYGAEVVRGAINSVPQSQWEAATALDFSHWQRLRRVVLPQAWAEMIPPLTNLLIQLLKGTALASYILLQDLTFEIDQLRQTTGNTLFAFGVGLVIYFVIGYVLTLLMNALEVRAKNRLGTGPSLREIFSLAPSDPRGLEAAKQ, encoded by the coding sequence GTGAAGGAGAACATCGACGCGCTGCTGGATGCGTGGCCGAGCATCCAGGAAGGCATCGTCGTCACGCTCGAACTGACGGCGGGTGGTGCGCTCCTGGCCTTCGTCCTTGCGCTGGCCCTCGGGCTGGCGGCACGTGCGCACAACATCGTGATCAGAGGCTCGGCGCGTGCATTCATCGAATTCTTCCGAGGCACTTCGCTGTTGGTGCAGCTGTTCTGGTTGTTCTACGTGGTCCCGCTGTTCGGCTATCTCCTCGATCCGGTGCTGTGCGGGATCCTCGCGCTCGGACTGAACTATGGCGCCTACGGAGCCGAGGTGGTTCGAGGCGCCATCAACTCGGTGCCGCAGTCGCAGTGGGAGGCAGCGACGGCGCTGGACTTCAGCCACTGGCAGCGGCTGCGCCGGGTGGTCCTCCCGCAAGCGTGGGCGGAGATGATTCCCCCACTGACGAACCTCCTGATCCAGCTCCTCAAGGGAACGGCGCTCGCGAGCTACATTCTTCTGCAGGACTTGACCTTCGAAATCGACCAGCTCCGGCAAACAACCGGGAACACCCTCTTCGCGTTCGGCGTCGGACTCGTCATCTATTTCGTCATCGGCTACGTCCTGACATTGCTGATGAACGCGCTGGAGGTGCGCGCCAAGAATCGCCTCGGCACCGGGCCGTCGCTGCGTGAGATCTTCAGCCTCGCCCCCTCCGATCCCAGGGGACTGGAGGCCGCGAAACAGTGA
- a CDS encoding GntR family transcriptional regulator, with translation MLYSAAEQAYREVKELILSGGLPGGELISEGEIAGRMGLSRTPVREAFLRLEAEGWMRLYPKRGALVVPVADGEAEHVVDARQLVETHSVRLLADQPRPRELLVARLRENLVEQRAIAERGDVAAFSAADADFHRMIVEAGENPLLATFYSSIRERQRRMTAHSIARDPGQLPKIIADHERLTELVAAGDVAGFDAAVLVHMRQVHALNPRGVAR, from the coding sequence ATGTTGTATTCCGCTGCGGAGCAGGCCTATCGCGAGGTCAAGGAGCTCATCCTGTCGGGCGGTCTGCCCGGCGGTGAGTTGATCAGCGAGGGCGAGATCGCCGGACGCATGGGCCTGAGCCGCACCCCCGTGCGCGAAGCGTTCCTCCGGCTCGAGGCCGAGGGCTGGATGCGGCTGTACCCGAAGCGGGGCGCGCTCGTCGTACCCGTCGCGGACGGCGAGGCGGAACACGTGGTCGACGCCCGCCAGCTGGTCGAGACGCACAGCGTCCGGCTGCTCGCCGACCAGCCCCGCCCACGGGAACTCCTCGTCGCCAGGCTCCGCGAGAACCTGGTCGAACAGCGGGCGATCGCCGAGCGGGGCGACGTCGCCGCCTTCAGCGCCGCCGACGCCGACTTCCACCGGATGATCGTCGAGGCCGGGGAAAACCCGTTGCTCGCCACGTTCTACTCCAGCATCCGTGAGCGGCAGCGCCGGATGACGGCCCACTCGATCGCGCGCGATCCGGGACAGCTGCCCAAGATCATTGCCGACCACGAGCGTCTGACCGAACTCGTCGCGGCCGGGGACGTCGCCGGGTTCGACGCCGCCGTGCTCGTCCACATGCGCCAGGTCCACGCCCTCAATCCGAGAGGAGTTGCGCGATGA
- a CDS encoding bile acid:sodium symporter family protein, with protein MLTKIPLLGRLDPFIVGILITVGIASLIPADGTALTAFTWATKVAVGLLFFLYGARLSSQEALHGLRHWRLHVTILAATFVIFPLLGIAARVLVPTVLTQPLYLGLLYVCLLPSTVQSSIAFVSIARGNVPGAIVSASFSNILGIVVTPLLVALLMTSEGAGFDASSAIGILVMLLLPFIAGQVLRRWIGTWVTAHGAPLKLVDRGSILLVVYVAFSEGMNEGIWGTLSVGRLLALLAVCAVLLAIVLSLTWFGSKRLGFDRADQITITFCGSKKSLATGLPMATVLFASQPIGLIVLPLMLFHQLQLLVCAWMAGRLARRAASEEPDLATTSR; from the coding sequence ATGCTGACGAAGATCCCGCTCCTCGGACGTCTCGATCCCTTCATTGTCGGCATCCTGATCACGGTCGGGATCGCCAGCCTGATACCCGCCGACGGCACGGCGCTGACCGCGTTCACCTGGGCCACGAAAGTGGCCGTCGGACTTCTGTTCTTCCTCTACGGCGCAAGACTGTCCAGCCAGGAGGCGCTGCACGGTCTGCGGCACTGGCGTCTGCACGTCACCATCCTCGCGGCGACGTTCGTGATCTTTCCCCTGCTCGGGATCGCCGCGCGCGTCCTGGTGCCGACGGTCCTGACGCAACCCCTGTACCTCGGCCTCCTCTACGTCTGCCTGCTGCCGTCGACGGTCCAGTCGTCCATCGCGTTCGTGTCCATCGCCCGCGGCAACGTGCCCGGCGCGATCGTCAGCGCCTCGTTCTCCAACATCCTCGGCATCGTCGTCACCCCGCTGCTCGTCGCGTTGCTGATGACGAGTGAGGGGGCGGGTTTCGACGCGTCCTCCGCGATCGGCATCCTCGTCATGCTCCTGCTCCCGTTCATCGCCGGCCAGGTCCTGCGACGGTGGATCGGGACCTGGGTTACGGCGCACGGCGCGCCGCTCAAACTCGTCGACCGAGGGTCGATTCTGCTGGTTGTCTACGTCGCGTTCAGCGAGGGCATGAACGAGGGCATCTGGGGCACGCTCTCCGTCGGCCGGTTGCTCGCACTGCTGGCGGTGTGCGCGGTGTTGCTCGCGATCGTTCTGTCCCTCACCTGGTTCGGGTCGAAGCGTCTCGGTTTCGACCGGGCGGACCAGATCACGATCACGTTCTGCGGATCGAAGAAGAGCCTCGCGACCGGGCTCCCGATGGCCACCGTCCTGTTCGCCAGCCAACCGATCGGCCTGATCGTGTTGCCACTCATGCTGTTCCACCAGTTGCAGCTGCTGGTATGCGCGTGGATGGCGGGCAGGCTGGCACGGCGCGCCGCGTCCGAAGAACCGGACCTCGCGACGACGTCGCGCTAG
- a CDS encoding LysR family transcriptional regulator, with product MFDPVQLRSFLAVARTRSFTAAARRLNLRQSTVSQHVAKLEIAAGRRLFLRDTHSVELTADGSVMVGFATSILERHSDAERYFTQSGVRGRVRFGASEDLVLHELPRILGEFRRSHPLVDLELTVALSEVLFRQLHDGSLDLVFGKRRRGDRHGELVWTDRLAFFAAPDFVLDTEGPVPLVAYPPPSITRQAALDVLEKSGRGARVACVTDSLNGLRAACLAGLGVVFHAETLPPAGLVPVRMRSREDWGPAVDVEFVLEARRSVLSEPEQALRAAILENADRLRA from the coding sequence ATGTTCGATCCCGTCCAACTTCGGAGCTTCCTGGCAGTGGCGCGCACCCGCAGTTTCACCGCCGCGGCCCGGCGTCTGAATCTGCGGCAGTCGACCGTCAGCCAGCATGTGGCAAAGCTGGAGATCGCTGCCGGGCGGCGCCTGTTCCTGCGCGACACGCACTCGGTCGAATTGACCGCGGACGGCTCCGTGATGGTGGGTTTCGCGACCTCGATACTCGAGCGGCATTCGGATGCCGAGCGCTACTTCACGCAATCCGGTGTGCGTGGACGCGTCCGGTTCGGAGCGTCCGAGGATCTGGTCCTGCACGAACTCCCTCGGATTCTGGGGGAGTTCCGCCGCAGTCACCCGCTCGTCGATCTCGAGCTCACCGTCGCGTTGAGCGAAGTGCTGTTCCGGCAACTGCACGACGGCAGCCTGGACCTGGTCTTCGGGAAGCGTCGCCGCGGGGATCGGCACGGTGAGCTCGTGTGGACCGACCGGCTGGCCTTCTTCGCCGCACCCGATTTCGTTCTGGACACCGAGGGACCGGTGCCGCTGGTGGCGTATCCGCCGCCGTCGATCACGAGGCAAGCGGCGCTCGACGTCCTGGAGAAGTCCGGACGCGGTGCGCGCGTGGCCTGTGTGACCGACAGTTTGAACGGACTCCGCGCCGCGTGTCTTGCCGGTCTCGGCGTCGTATTCCACGCCGAGACCCTGCCCCCTGCCGGATTGGTCCCGGTGCGGATGCGCTCGCGTGAGGACTGGGGGCCCGCGGTCGACGTCGAATTCGTGCTGGAGGCCCGCCGGAGTGTTCTCAGCGAGCCGGAGCAGGCGCTCCGCGCCGCGATTCTCGAGAATGCGGATCGCCTGCGCGCGTGA
- the ehuA gene encoding ectoine/hydroxyectoine ABC transporter ATP-binding protein EhuA has product MIRFDDVVKQFGDHVVLDHLDFQVARGDRVTLIGPSGSGKTTILRLVMTLEKVNDGVIWVDGDRLTHEEKGNKLVPASEKYTRRIRRRIGMVFQQFNLFPNMNVIENITEAPIHVLGLDKAAAVKRARELLEMVGLSDKETAHPTQLSGGQQQRVAIARALAMDPDILLLDEVTSALDPELVADVLDVLRNVARTTDITMLIVTHEMQFARDVSNRVMMFDAGRIVEEGDPATIFTAPKHERTKTFLKAVLAN; this is encoded by the coding sequence ATGATCCGATTCGACGACGTCGTGAAGCAATTCGGCGACCACGTCGTGCTCGACCATCTGGATTTCCAGGTCGCACGCGGCGACCGGGTGACCCTGATCGGTCCGAGCGGTTCGGGAAAGACGACCATCCTGCGACTGGTCATGACGCTCGAGAAGGTGAACGACGGAGTCATCTGGGTAGACGGAGACCGCCTGACGCACGAGGAGAAGGGAAACAAACTCGTCCCGGCGTCGGAAAAGTACACCCGCCGGATACGTCGCCGGATCGGCATGGTCTTCCAGCAGTTCAACCTGTTTCCCAACATGAACGTGATCGAGAACATCACCGAAGCGCCGATTCACGTCCTCGGACTCGACAAGGCCGCTGCGGTGAAGCGTGCACGCGAGTTGCTCGAGATGGTAGGGCTCTCGGACAAGGAGACCGCGCACCCGACGCAACTGTCCGGTGGTCAGCAGCAGCGGGTCGCGATCGCGCGAGCCTTGGCCATGGACCCCGACATTCTGTTGCTCGACGAGGTCACGTCGGCGCTGGATCCGGAACTGGTGGCGGATGTCCTCGACGTACTGAGGAACGTGGCCCGCACTACGGACATCACGATGCTGATCGTCACGCACGAGATGCAATTCGCGCGGGACGTCTCGAACCGGGTGATGATGTTCGATGCCGGCCGGATCGTGGAGGAAGGCGACCCGGCGACGATCTTCACCGCGCCGAAGCACGAGCGCACCAAGACCTTCCTGAAGGCCGTGCTGGCCAACTGA